A region from the Etheostoma spectabile isolate EspeVRDwgs_2016 chromosome 9, UIUC_Espe_1.0, whole genome shotgun sequence genome encodes:
- the amh gene encoding muellerian-inhibiting factor gives MVLLFANNGNSGLTNKIFTGAYKTMWQPFLTHTHTHTHTQHTHTQGDHQGHMIFLFGQRVREKARWDNISPFLMSHSKRAIEKSGTTPARVHTGNMFILDVFYCGALMLCCTRLCVAPHPKLTEHTFQPTETSSASKVSHPVFYNAPCFVDDILAALWEGVGSDGELTNLTLTQFGICVGSDSLSDSVLLQLAKETSGNQRNGLEVLHPTGGLFVEEDKSGMLTLTFDLPQSPLFELSPVLLLVFESPPSRGNLDVTFSSQWLHPNTQSVCISGETQYVMLTGKASEANIHQKWRISVETKKADMNQSLKDIFIGGKSGSNISMTPLLLFSGERGTDTRFTHTSGSSPASSQNSFLCELKRFLGDVMPQELSESPPLRLDSLQSLPPLTLGLSSSDGLLAGLINSSSPTIFSFISWSSMFQVHHGQLAMSPALLEELSQRLEQSVTKMMEVIREEEVGHRAMARLGRLKELSAFPKKEPAAGESQYRAFLLLKALQTVARAYELQRGLRATRAGPNNAEGRNICGLRSLTMSFETLFTGPNTANINNCHGSCAFPLLSNTKNHAVLLNLHIGSGSGNVDERAPCCVPVAYEALEVVELQDHGTSITIKPNVVAKECECR, from the exons tgacacacacacacacacacacacacacacaacacacacacacacaaggtgatCATCAAGGACACATGATATTCCTATTTGGGCAGCGTGTTCGTGAGAAGGCAAGGTGGGACAATATATCGCCCTTCCTCATGAGCCATTCAAAACGGGCGATTGAGAAGAGTGGAACCACACCGGCACGTGTCCACACAGGGAATATGTTCATTTTGGATGTCTTCTATTGTGGAGCGTTGATGCTCTGCTGCACCAGGCTCTGTGTGGCCCCCCACCCCAAACTGACAG AGCACACCTTCCAACCAACAGAGACATCATCAGCCTCCAAAGTCTCTCATCCCGTCTTTTACAATGCACCATGCTTTGTGGATGACATATTGGCAGCGTTGTGGGAAGGTGTTGGGAGCGACGGTGAACTCACAAACCTCACTTTGACTCAGTTTGGAATCTGCGTGGGATCTGATAGCTTATCAGACTCCGTCTTATTACAGCTCGCTAAGGAAACCAGCGGGAACCAGAGAAATGGATTGGAGGTTTTGCATCCAACCGGAG GGCTCTTTGTAGAGGAAGATAAGAGTGGAATGCTCacgttgacctttgacctcccacAGTCTCCTTTGTTCGAGCTGAGCCCTGTGCTGCTCTTGGTGTTTGAAAGTCCCCCCTCCAGAGGAAACCTGGATGTCACTTTCAGTAGTCAGTGGCTGCATCCCAACACACAG tcTGTGTGCATTTCAGGAGAAACGCAGTACGTGATGCTGACAGGAAAAGCATCAGAGGCCAACATTCACCAGAAATGGAGGATTTCTGTCGAGACAAAAAAGGCTGATATGA ACCAAAGCCTAAAAGACATCTTTATTGGTGGAAAATCAGGAAGTAACATCAGCATGACTCCACTTCTGCTTTTCTCCGGGGAAAGAGGAACTGATACAAG ATTCACACACACTTCAGGTTCATCCCCGGCCTCTTCGCAGAACTCCTTCCTCTGCGAGCTGAAGCGGTTCCTGGGTGATGTCATGCCTCAGGAGCTGTCTGAGTCCCCCCCGCTCCGGCTGGACTCCTTACAGTCCCTGCCTCCTCTGACGCTAGGCTTGTCCTCCAGTGACGGCCTGCTGGCAGGACTGATCAACTCCTCTTCCCCGACCATTTTCTCCTTCATTAGCTGGAGCTCCATGTTTCAGGTGCATCATGGACAATTGGCCATGTCTCCTGCACTGCTGGAGGAGCTCAGCCAGAGGTTGGAGCAGAGTGTGACAAAGATGATGGAGGTAATacgggaggaggaggtgggtcACAGAGCCATGGCGAGGCTAGGAAGGCTCAAAGAACTCAGTGCGTTTCCAAAGAAGGAGCCGGCAGCAG GAGAGAGCCAGTACCGTGCATTTCTTCTGCTGAAGGCCCTGCAGACGGTGGCCCGTGCCTATGAGTTGCAGAGGGGACTGCGGGCTACCAGAGCGGGCCCCAACAATGCAGAGGGGCGCAACATATGTGGGCTGAGGAGCCTCACTATGTCTTTTGAAACGCTTTTTACGGGTCCAAACACTGCCAACATCAACAACTGCCATGGCTCTTGTGCTTTCCCCCTGTTGTCCAATACCAAAAACCATGCCGTTCTGCTCAACTTACACATTGGGAGTGGGAGTGGGAATGTGGACGAGCGGGCGCCGTGCTGTGTGCCTGTGGCCTACGAAGCCCTGGAGGTGGTGGAACTGCAAGATCATGGGACTTCCATTACCATTAAACCAAATGTGGTGGCAAAAGAGTGTGAATGCCGCTAA